A window of the Schlesneria paludicola DSM 18645 genome harbors these coding sequences:
- a CDS encoding ATP-dependent Clp protease ATP-binding subunit yields the protein MYERFTDRARKVMQLANQEAQRFNHEYIGTEHILLGLVKEGSGVAANVLKNLEVDLRKIRLEVEKIVQSGPDMVTMGKLPQTPRAKKVVEYAMEEARNLNHNYVGTEHLLLGLIREQEGVAAQVLMNLGLKLEDVREEVLNLLGHGVEGAGEGSSERAGSGQAGPSGKTPKSKTPALDSFGRDLTELARQTKLDPVIGRSNEIERVIQILCRRQKNNPVLLGEAGVGKTAIVEGFAQMVVNGEVPELLRDKRIVVLDLAMMVAGTKYRGQFEERIKAVMNEVKRAKNTILFIDELHTLVGAGGAEGAIDASNVLKPALSRGEIQCIGATTLDEYRKYIEKDGALERRFQTVIVEPPSPAQTIEILKGLRDRYEQHHRVQITDDALAKAVELSTRYITARCLPDKAIDVIDESGARIRLKSMVRPPDLKELEEEVERLNTAKEEAVANQDFEKAASLRDQADKLKKKKENINKDWREKSKEKEGVVDAEVIAEVVAKMTGIPLTRLSSEDAVRLLKMEEELHRRVVSQNEAIKQVAKCVRRSRSGLKDPRRPTGVFLFAGPTGVGKTLTAKTLAEFMFGDQDALIQIDMSEYMEKHNVSRLIGAPPGYVGFEDGGQLTEKIRRRPYSVVLLDEIEKAHPDVFNMLLQIMEEGHLTDSFGRKVDFKNTILIMTTNAGAVAINNEFGFAPKDNDTSYDRMKERLQHELEREFKPEFIGRLDEVVVFRSLTEENLKQIVEIELAKVRERLTEKGLSLILSNEAKQFIIEKGNATEYGARPLRRAVETYIEDPMSENLLQGLFEGSNTITVKVKEVGDQKQLDFEASTQEVAPPTELVEAEST from the coding sequence ATGTACGAGCGATTCACTGATCGCGCCCGCAAAGTCATGCAACTGGCCAATCAAGAAGCCCAGCGATTCAACCACGAGTACATCGGCACCGAGCACATCCTGCTTGGTCTGGTGAAGGAAGGTTCCGGCGTTGCCGCGAACGTCCTGAAAAACCTCGAGGTGGATCTGCGAAAGATTCGGTTGGAAGTTGAGAAGATTGTTCAATCGGGACCTGACATGGTCACGATGGGCAAGCTGCCACAGACGCCGCGGGCGAAAAAAGTTGTTGAGTATGCCATGGAAGAGGCACGCAACTTAAACCACAACTACGTCGGTACCGAGCATCTGTTGCTCGGACTGATTCGAGAACAAGAAGGCGTCGCCGCCCAAGTCCTGATGAACCTGGGGCTGAAGTTGGAAGACGTCCGCGAAGAAGTCCTGAACCTGCTGGGCCATGGTGTCGAAGGAGCCGGTGAAGGCTCGTCGGAACGTGCGGGCAGTGGCCAGGCCGGTCCGTCAGGGAAAACTCCCAAAAGCAAAACGCCGGCACTGGACAGTTTTGGTCGCGACCTGACCGAGCTGGCTCGGCAGACAAAGCTTGACCCAGTCATCGGTCGATCGAACGAGATCGAACGCGTGATCCAGATCCTGTGCCGTCGCCAAAAGAACAACCCGGTGCTGCTTGGTGAAGCGGGCGTCGGTAAGACCGCCATCGTCGAAGGGTTCGCCCAGATGGTGGTCAACGGAGAAGTGCCAGAACTGTTGCGCGACAAGCGAATCGTGGTCCTCGACCTGGCGATGATGGTCGCTGGAACCAAGTACCGTGGGCAGTTCGAAGAACGCATCAAGGCCGTGATGAACGAAGTGAAGCGTGCGAAGAACACGATTCTGTTCATCGATGAGTTGCACACATTGGTCGGTGCCGGTGGTGCCGAAGGGGCCATCGACGCGTCCAACGTGCTGAAACCCGCCCTGAGCCGCGGTGAGATCCAGTGTATCGGTGCGACAACCCTCGATGAATACCGCAAGTACATCGAAAAAGACGGGGCGCTCGAACGACGATTCCAGACGGTCATTGTTGAGCCGCCGTCACCTGCACAGACCATCGAAATCCTGAAGGGACTGCGCGACCGCTACGAGCAACACCATCGGGTTCAGATCACCGACGATGCATTGGCCAAGGCCGTCGAATTGTCCACCCGGTACATCACAGCTCGCTGTCTGCCGGACAAGGCCATCGACGTCATCGACGAATCGGGCGCCCGCATCCGCTTGAAGTCGATGGTCCGACCGCCCGATCTCAAGGAGCTGGAAGAAGAAGTCGAACGCCTGAATACCGCGAAAGAAGAAGCGGTGGCGAACCAGGACTTCGAGAAAGCTGCTTCGCTGCGCGATCAAGCGGATAAGCTGAAGAAAAAGAAGGAAAATATCAACAAGGACTGGCGTGAGAAGTCCAAAGAGAAAGAGGGCGTCGTCGACGCGGAAGTGATCGCGGAAGTCGTCGCCAAGATGACGGGGATTCCGCTGACGCGTTTGTCGAGCGAAGACGCGGTCCGACTTCTCAAGATGGAAGAAGAGCTGCATCGTCGCGTTGTCAGCCAGAACGAAGCGATCAAGCAGGTTGCGAAGTGCGTTCGACGCAGTCGCAGTGGCCTGAAAGATCCGCGTCGTCCGACAGGGGTGTTCCTATTCGCCGGCCCGACCGGTGTGGGAAAGACCCTGACTGCCAAGACGCTGGCTGAGTTCATGTTCGGTGATCAGGATGCCCTGATCCAGATCGACATGAGCGAATATATGGAGAAGCACAACGTCAGCCGTCTGATCGGCGCTCCTCCTGGCTATGTTGGGTTCGAAGACGGTGGGCAATTGACGGAAAAAATCCGCCGACGACCTTACTCCGTCGTTCTGCTAGACGAAATTGAAAAAGCCCACCCGGACGTTTTCAACATGCTCCTGCAGATCATGGAAGAAGGGCACTTGACGGACAGCTTTGGCCGGAAAGTCGACTTCAAGAACACGATCTTGATTATGACCACCAACGCAGGTGCGGTTGCGATCAATAACGAGTTCGGGTTCGCTCCGAAGGACAACGACACCAGCTATGATCGCATGAAAGAACGTCTACAACACGAACTCGAACGTGAATTCAAACCTGAATTCATCGGTCGATTGGATGAAGTCGTCGTCTTCCGTTCGCTCACCGAAGAGAACCTGAAACAGATTGTTGAGATCGAGCTTGCCAAGGTTCGCGAACGCCTCACCGAAAAGGGTCTGTCCCTGATTCTGAGCAACGAAGCCAAGCAGTTCATCATCGAGAAGGGCAATGCCACGGAATACGGAGCTCGTCCGCTTCGTCGCGCTGTGGAGACCTATATCGAAGATCCAATGTCCGAAAACCTGTTGCAGGGGCTGTTTGAGGGCTCTAACACCATCACCGTCAAGGTGAAGGAAGTTGGCGACCAGAAACAGCTCGATTTCGAAGCCTCGACACAGGAAGTTGCACCGCCGACTGAACTTGTCGAAGCCGAATCGACTTAA
- a CDS encoding UvrB/UvrC motif-containing protein: MKCGRCSKPAVLHITELRQGEVQALHLCESCAKEYLSHAQPSKPDAVPEPDSDGDEASLDDLELQLCPNCGIAFKEFRAQGRLGCPHDYLVFEDQLLPLLENIHGETNHVGKIPKRSPQSSQLQFRLIKLRNELRSSIEEERYEDAARIRDSIRQLEEGEVESEPTQIPKEFEP; the protein is encoded by the coding sequence ATGAAATGCGGACGTTGCTCCAAACCTGCTGTACTGCATATTACCGAACTGCGCCAAGGCGAAGTCCAGGCGTTGCATCTGTGCGAGAGCTGCGCGAAAGAGTATCTCAGCCACGCACAGCCCTCGAAGCCCGACGCGGTCCCCGAGCCTGACAGTGACGGTGACGAGGCCAGTTTGGACGATCTGGAGCTGCAGCTCTGTCCGAATTGCGGAATTGCCTTCAAAGAGTTTCGCGCACAAGGTCGTCTGGGCTGCCCACACGACTACCTTGTGTTTGAGGATCAGCTGCTGCCGCTGCTGGAAAATATCCACGGCGAGACGAACCATGTCGGAAAGATCCCGAAACGATCGCCGCAGTCAAGCCAATTGCAGTTCAGGTTGATCAAGCTGCGAAATGAGCTTCGATCGTCGATTGAGGAAGAACGCTACGAAGACGCTGCGCGGATTCGTGATTCGATCCGCCAGCTTGAAGAAGGCGAAGTCGAATCCGAGCCGACTCAGATTCCGAAAGAGTTTGAGCCGTAA
- a CDS encoding protein arginine kinase, giving the protein MDLESLTRTSGEWLKATGPDSDIVMSSRIRLARNLAQYPFPSRADDSVRAEIEESLRTLIEKNPAGRKLNYISVSALELIDRQMLVERQLISREHSESHGQRGVGISDEENISVMVNEEDHLRIQVLRSGFALDECWSEIDAIDDAIESERTYAFSDKLGYLTACPTNCGTGIRVSVLMHLPALVHTKEIQKVFQALQKINLAVRGLYGEGSQAMGDFYQISNQVTLGKSEAKLIRTIQDVVPNIVSYERRVRQALVSEKRQGLHDQVSRAYGILKTARTISSEETMDLLSSVRLGINLGLIDDLEIPTVNALFIHTQPAHLQKIRHEKLDTVDRNVARADYIRQRLNERN; this is encoded by the coding sequence GTGGACCTTGAGTCCTTGACCCGTACCAGCGGCGAATGGCTGAAAGCGACCGGCCCCGATTCTGACATTGTCATGTCGAGTCGGATTCGGCTTGCCCGCAATCTGGCTCAGTATCCGTTTCCCAGCCGCGCGGACGATTCCGTACGAGCTGAAATTGAAGAGTCGCTTCGCACGCTCATTGAAAAGAATCCGGCCGGACGCAAGCTGAATTACATTTCGGTCAGTGCCCTGGAGTTGATCGACCGGCAAATGCTCGTGGAGCGACAGCTGATTAGCCGCGAGCATTCGGAGTCCCACGGGCAACGCGGCGTCGGCATCAGCGACGAAGAAAACATCAGCGTGATGGTCAATGAAGAAGACCATCTACGCATCCAGGTATTAAGAAGCGGATTCGCGCTCGATGAGTGCTGGAGCGAGATCGACGCGATCGACGACGCAATTGAGTCAGAGCGAACATATGCGTTTAGCGACAAATTGGGCTATCTGACGGCTTGCCCCACCAATTGCGGCACAGGAATTCGAGTCAGCGTGCTCATGCATCTTCCGGCGCTCGTTCACACCAAAGAAATTCAGAAGGTGTTTCAGGCGCTGCAGAAGATTAATCTGGCGGTTCGGGGCCTGTACGGCGAAGGCAGTCAGGCGATGGGCGATTTTTATCAAATCTCCAATCAAGTGACGCTGGGCAAAAGCGAAGCCAAACTGATTCGCACGATTCAGGACGTGGTGCCGAATATTGTTTCTTATGAACGCCGCGTACGCCAGGCCCTCGTCAGCGAAAAGCGACAGGGACTGCACGATCAGGTGTCGCGGGCGTATGGCATCCTGAAGACGGCACGCACAATTAGCTCCGAAGAAACGATGGATTTACTATCGAGCGTTCGACTCGGAATCAACCTTGGCCTGATCGATGATCTCGAGATTCCGACTGTGAATGCGCTGTTCATCCATACTCAGCCTGCCCATTTGCAAAAGATTCGCCACGAGAAGCTCGATACCGTTGATCGGAACGTTGCGCGTGCCGATTACATTCGGCAGCGATTGAACGAGCGCAACTAA
- a CDS encoding ParA family protein, with protein sequence MRSICVMNQKGGVGKTTTSVNLAAGLAKLGRKVCLIDLDPQGHASLHTGVDAFGQTPTVYDVFSGRKSLADVKQLAVDNLWVVPSDLDLAATEVELVDAPGREMILRGAIERLCQQQPFDYIVMDCPPSLGVLTVNALTAAKEVFIPLQPHFLALQGLSKLFETTALVKRRLNRDLVVSGIVLCLYETSTRLAADITDDLMRFLEQSDPKAPWKNARIFESRIRRNIKLAEAPSFGQSIFDYAAKSPGALDYAALVSEVVAAEVAIAPPSVDPASGPIAA encoded by the coding sequence ATGCGCAGCATTTGTGTGATGAATCAAAAGGGTGGCGTCGGAAAGACGACCACCAGTGTCAATCTGGCCGCTGGCCTGGCCAAGCTGGGCCGCAAAGTGTGCTTGATCGATCTTGACCCGCAAGGGCATGCTTCGCTGCACACGGGGGTTGACGCGTTTGGGCAAACACCGACCGTTTACGATGTGTTTTCGGGCAGGAAGTCGTTGGCAGACGTAAAACAACTCGCCGTCGACAACCTCTGGGTTGTTCCGTCGGACCTGGATCTGGCGGCGACCGAGGTGGAGTTGGTTGATGCCCCGGGACGAGAGATGATCCTGCGTGGCGCCATTGAACGGCTTTGCCAGCAGCAGCCTTTCGACTACATCGTCATGGATTGCCCGCCCTCACTGGGGGTCTTGACGGTAAATGCACTTACCGCGGCGAAAGAGGTCTTCATTCCGCTGCAGCCCCATTTTCTGGCGTTGCAAGGTTTGTCCAAACTGTTCGAGACCACCGCGCTGGTAAAACGACGATTGAATCGTGATCTCGTCGTCAGCGGAATCGTGCTGTGCCTGTACGAAACGTCGACACGCCTTGCGGCCGACATCACCGACGATTTGATGCGGTTTCTCGAGCAGAGCGATCCCAAAGCCCCCTGGAAGAATGCACGAATTTTCGAAAGCCGAATTCGCCGGAATATCAAGCTGGCAGAGGCTCCTAGTTTCGGGCAGTCAATCTTCGATTACGCCGCAAAAAGCCCGGGAGCACTGGATTACGCCGCGCTCGTCTCGGAGGTCGTTGCGGCCGAAGTCGCGATTGCACCCCCGTCCGTCGATCCAGCGTCAGGTCCGATCGCCGCTTAA